A single window of Nicotiana tomentosiformis chromosome 1, ASM39032v3, whole genome shotgun sequence DNA harbors:
- the LOC104104226 gene encoding receptor-like kinase TMK4: MGKKKYKFYELILLCYLLFFLLIATITSADDGSAGDAAVMAKLAKSLAPTPTGWSGPNVCKWPGVSCDSSGRVSSISLISKSVAGELPPDLNQLSSLQSLNLQRNRLYGSLPPLSDLSSLQEVHLDNNNFTSVPPNFLKGLTSLEHFSIDENPSLPPWTIPDSLTDSSSLADFSASNANIMGQIPDIFGSFPSLENVRLSYNNITGFLPASFANSGIKNLVLNNQKNGLSGRIDVLGSMEQLTQVWIHVNKFSGPIPDLSLCTNLVDLQLRDNTLTGVIPASLTSLPKLANVSLQNNIFMGPMPVFKTGVQVSLGNMNHFCNPSPEPCDPQVTVLLEVAGAVGYPMRVAESWAGNNPCKGWDFVTCDPKGSVIVINFAKQNWVGTISPAAANLTALKQLVMSDNNLTGPIPASLTSLPELQLVDVSNNNISGKIPKFRPDVIVKTSGNPFMGKDLPPSSPPGSPSSPGGTDNPSSPTIGAHKSSVPTWVIVAIVIAAIILILVLCLVIYKYKCNGKSKLSKVKTGKEQKLKNNSPKNVNGYGAIPSTASQSSAANSEIYIYDGGNVTIPVELLREATDNFNEENILGRGGFGIVYKGKLHDGTEIAVKRMEASIASNKGLNEFKAEIEVLTKVRHRHLVALHGFCVNGYERLLVYEYMPQGTLGQHLFDHEHLGFPPLTWKQRLIIALDVARGVEYLHGLAQQSFIHRDLKPSNVLLGDDMRAKVADFGLVKNAPDGKYSVETKLAGTFGYLAPEYASTGRVTTKIDVFAFGVMLMEMITGRKALDENLPEDRSHLVPWFRRMVMNKENIRYILDPSVDPDEETYQSICKVVELAGHCAAREPSQRPDMGHAVSVLAPLVEQWTPTASNGDDSFNIDFNMSLPQALQRWRANEDSMLSEDMYGDYTTSSRTSKSITALRKVSE, translated from the exons ATGGGCAAAAAAAAGTACAAATTCTACGAATTAATCCTCCTCTGCTAcctcctcttcttcctcctcATAGCCACAATTACCTCCGCCGATGATGGCTCCGCCGGCGATGCAGCCGTCATGGCTAAATTGGCTAAGTCTCTTGCGCCAACTCCAACCGGCTGGTCAGGTCCCAACGTATGTAAATGGCCAGGCGTTTCATGTGACTCTTCAGGCAGAGTTTCTTCAATTAGCCTTATATCAAAATCTGTTGCCGGTGAATTACCACCAGATCTTAACCAGCTTTCTAGTCTTCAATCCCTTAATCTCCAAAGGAACCGTCTTTATGGTTCGTTGCCTCCTTTATCAGACCTTTCTTCTCTTCAAGAAGTTCATCTTGATAACAATAATTTTACGTCCGTTCCTCCTAATTTCCTTAAAGGGTTAACGAGTTTAGAACATTTTAGCATTGATGAAAATCCCAGTCTTCCTCCGTGGACGATCCCTGATAGTTTAACGGACTCATCATCCTTGGCTGATTTTTCAGCGTCTAATGCTAATATCATGGGTCAAATTCCAGATATTTTTGGGTCGTTCCCTAGTTTGGAGAATGTGAGGCTTTCGTATAATAACATAACGGGGTTTTTGCCGGCGTCTTTTGCTAACTCTGGGATTAAAAACTTGGTGCTTAATAATCAAAAGAATGGACTTTCAGGTAGGATTGATGTTCTTGGTTCAATGGAACAGTTGACTCAGGTTTGGATCCATGTTAATAAGTTTTCGGGCCCAATTCCTGATCTTTCTCTTTGTACTAATTTGGTTGATCTTCAACTTCGCGATAATACCTTAACTGGGGTGATTCCTGCTTCTTTAACTTCCCTTCCTAAGCTGGCTAATGTGTCTTTGCAAAATAACATATTTATGGGCCCAATGCCGGTTTTTAAAACAGGTGTTCAGGTGAGTCTTGGGAATATGAACCATTTTTGTAATCCTAGTCCAGAACCATGTGATCCACAGGTAACTGTGTTGCTTGAGGTTGCTGGAGCTGTGGGTTATCCAATGAGAGTGGCTGAGTCTTGGGCTGGTAATAATCCTTGTAAAGGTTGGGACTTTGTTACATGCGATCCTAAGGGCAGTGTGATTGTAATCAATTTTGCTAAACAGAATTGGGTTGGTACAATATCTCCTGCTGCTGCTAATCTCACTGCTTTGAAACAATTGGTCATGAGTGATAATAATCTCACTGGTCCTATTCCAGCTAGCCTCACCAGCTTACCAGAGCTGCAGCTTGTCGATGTTTCCAACAACAATATTTCTGGGAAGATACCAAAATTCCGTCCCGATGTCATAGTGAAAACATCTGGTAATCCATTTATGGGGAAAGATTTGCCACCAAGTTCTCCACCCGGAAGTCCTAGTTCGCCTGGTGGGACAGATAATCCGTCTTCTCCAACAATAGGTGCACATAAATCTTCCGTCCCTACGTGGGTGATTGTTGCTATTGTTATTGCTGCTATCATCTTAATCCTAGTTTTGTGCTTGGTGATATATAAATACAAGTGTAATGGGAAATCAAAATTGAGTAAAGTTAAGACAGGCAAGGAGCAAAAACTGAAGAACAATTCCCCTAAAAATGTGAATGGTTATGGTGCTATTCCAAGCACGGCCAGTCAAAGTAGTGCTGCAAATAGTGAAATCTATATATATGATGGTGGGAATGTAACAATCCCAGTGGAACTTCTGCGAGAGGCGACAGACAATTTTAACGAAGAAAATATATTGGGACGTggcggttttgggattgtttacAAAGGTAAACTCCATGATGGGACAGAGATTGCTGTGAAGAGGATGGAAGCTTCTATAGCTAGTAACAAGGGGCTGAACGAATTCAAAGCTGAAATTGAAGTACTCACAAAGGTTAGGCACAGACACTTAGTTGCACTTCACGGGTTCTGCGTCAATGGATATGAGAGGCTTTTAGTTTATGAGTACATGCCACAAGGGACATTAGGCCAGCACTTGTTTGATCATGAACATTTGGGATTTCCACCTCTCACTTGGAAGCAAAGATTAATAATAGCACTAGACGTGGCCAGAGGGGTCGAGTATCTGCATGGTTTGGCACAACAGAGTTTCATACATAGAGATCTAAAGCCTTCTAACGTACTTCTTGGGGATGACATGAGGGCTAAGGTCGCCGATTTTGGATTGGTTAAAAACGCACCTGATGGGAAGTACTCCGTCGAGACGAAGCTAGCAGGAACTTTTGGGTACCTTGCACCAGAGTATGCTT CCACTGGAAGAGTGACTACAAAAATTGATGTCTTTGCATTTGGAGTGATGTTGATGGAGATGATCACTGGCAGAAAAGCACTAGATGAAAACCTGCCCGAAGACAGAAGTCATTTAGTCCCTTGGTTTAGAAGGATGGTAATGAACAAAGAGAACATTCGATACATTCTAGACCCATCCGTGGATCCAGACGAGGAAACTTACCAAAGCATCTGCAAAGTAGTAGAGCTAGCAGGACACTGTGCTGCTAGGGAACCATCTCAGAGACCAGATATGGGCCACGCAGTGAGTGTCTTAGCTCCTCTGGTAGAGCAATGGACTCCAACTGCATCTAATGGAGATGATAGTTTCAATATTGACTTCAATATGAGCCTTCCTCAAGCCCTGCAAAGATGGAGAGCTAACGAAGATTCGATGCTATCTGAAGACATGTATGGTGACTATACCACATCCTCAAGGACTTCAAAGTCCATAACAGCACTTAGGAAGGTGTCAGAGTGA